Proteins encoded together in one Salarchaeum sp. JOR-1 window:
- a CDS encoding MnhB domain-containing protein codes for MSTIILRTVTRLAVPIVFVTSFALFLQGHNLPGGGFIAGVLTATGLALVYIAYGLDFLEETVFQRSIGGSVEHIQHGLVSDYRRLFAVGLAIATGSGLVFVALGMPFMSYGYTYASFPLYDHMELASAVVFDFGVYCVVVGSLLTILSVVGEE; via the coding sequence ATGAGCACGATAATCCTCCGCACGGTCACGCGCCTCGCCGTCCCCATCGTGTTCGTCACGTCGTTCGCGCTGTTCCTGCAGGGCCACAACCTCCCCGGCGGCGGGTTCATCGCGGGCGTCCTCACCGCCACCGGCCTCGCGCTCGTCTACATCGCGTACGGCCTCGACTTCCTCGAGGAAACCGTCTTCCAGCGCTCCATCGGCGGGAGCGTCGAACACATCCAGCACGGACTGGTCTCCGACTACCGCCGGCTGTTCGCCGTCGGCCTCGCCATCGCCACCGGCAGCGGCCTCGTCTTCGTCGCGCTCGGCATGCCGTTCATGTCGTACGGCTACACGTACGCGTCCTTCCCGCTCTACGACCACATGGAACTCGCGTCGGCGGTGGTGTTCGACTTCGGCGTCTACTGCGTCGTGGTCGGCAGCCTCCTCACGATCCTCTCGGTGGTGGGTGAAGAATGA
- a CDS encoding sodium:proton antiporter, whose translation MTEATLAVVLGALFAFGTYLVLRRDVVRVVWGVTIISQAANAYLITMGDIAGSVPVLSHHGPPFTGTTDPLVQALVLTAIVIGFGTTAFALALTYRVYEEHGTIDLEEL comes from the coding sequence ATGACGGAGGCGACGCTCGCCGTCGTGCTCGGCGCGCTGTTCGCGTTCGGCACCTACCTCGTCCTGCGCCGGGACGTGGTGCGGGTCGTCTGGGGCGTCACCATCATCAGTCAGGCCGCGAACGCCTACCTCATCACGATGGGCGACATCGCGGGCTCCGTCCCCGTCCTCAGCCACCACGGCCCGCCGTTCACCGGAACCACGGACCCGCTCGTGCAGGCGCTCGTCCTCACGGCCATCGTCATCGGGTTCGGGACGACGGCGTTCGCGCTCGCGCTGACGTACCGCGTCTACGAAGAACACGGCACCATCGACCTGGAGGAACTATGA